CGTACTACCGCGACGATATCCGTCATTCAAAGATCTTGGCGGAGCGCGGAATTCGGTTACTCGACTGCGGGACCAGTGGTGGCGTGTGGGGGCGAGAGCGCGGTTACTGCCTGATGATCGGCGGCGACGCGGATGCCGTCGCGCACGCTGAGCCGATCTTCGCCACCGTCGCACCCGGGGTGGACGCGGCCCCGCGCACACCTGGCCGGGAAGGTGAAGTCGCCCAGTCCGAAAAGGGCTATCTGCACTGCGGACCGACCGGTGCGGGACACTTCGTGAAGATGGTGCACAACGGGATTGAGTACGGGATGATGGCCTCGCTTGCTGAGGGTCTGAACATCCTGCGCAACGCCGACGTGGGCGCCCGCATCCAGAAAGGCAAAGGCGACGCGGAAACCGCGCCGCTGCCAAATCCCGAGTTCTACACGTACAACTTCGACATACCCGAGGTTGCCGAACTGTGGCGTCGCGGAAGCGTGATCGGCTCCTGGCTGCTGGACCTGACGGCGATCGCGCTACACGAATCGCCTGAGCTAAGCGAGTTCTCCGGTCGTGTTTCCGACTCCGGTGAGGGCCGCTGGACCTCCATCGCAGCGATCGACGAGGGCGTTCCCACGCCAGTGCTCACCACCGCGCTGCAGTCCCGGTTTGCCTCACGCGACCTCGATGACTTCGCCAACAAGGCGCTCTCGGCGATGCGCAAGCAGTTCGGCGGGCATGCGGAAAAGCCGGCTCAATAACGGCTTGTTCCGGGCGCGACGAAAGCGACCACAGCCTCGCTGAACGCGTCGTTGTCGTCGCCGGCCGCGGTGTGCCCGGCGTCGGACAGTTCGACGAATTCTGCATGGGGCACCGTGGCCAGGAAATGCTGAACGCCCTCGGGGCTCACCACATCGGAAAGCTTGCCGCGGATCAACAAGACCGGGATCTTCAGGTCGCTGGCGGCCCGCTCGAACTTCTCGGTGCGCAGCTGCGGGTCATCGCCGGGTTTGGTCATAAACGCCGGATCCCAGTGCCAGTACCAGCGCCCGTCGCGCAGGCGCAGGTTCTTCTTCAAGCCCTCCGGGCTGCGCGGCCTTTTGCGGTAGGGCAGATAAGCGGCGACGGCGTCAGCGGCTTCCTCGAGTGAGCTAAACCCGTGAATATGGTTAAACATGAAATCGCGTATACGTGCGCTGCCGCGTTTTTCGAATCGCGGCACCACGTCGACCAGTACCAGTCGGGTCACCTTTTCCGGGCCGGCCCGGTGCGCGACCAGGATGCCGGTCAGTCCGCCCATGCTGGCTCCGATCACAATGACTGGCCGGCCGATCGCATCCAAGACGTGCATCACATCGGAGGTCAAGGTTTCGACGGCATAGTCGGCGTCGGGCGCGCGGTCGCTGTCGCCGTGCCCGCGGCTGTCAAGCGCCACCACATGAAACCCCTTGTCGGCGAGGATCTGACCGGTGTTCTTCCACGAGAACCTGTTTTGACCGCCCCCATGCAACATCAGAACCGTGGGCCGATCGGCCGACGCGGCCAAGCCGCGGTTCCACTCGTCAGCGACCAGAGTGATCCCGCCGGCGCCGGAAAACGTAACGGTCCGAGGTTTGCTGTTCACGGTGTTCACAAGCGTCCTTCCGCCG
This Mycobacterium xenopi DNA region includes the following protein-coding sequences:
- a CDS encoding alpha/beta fold hydrolase translates to MNTVNSKPRTVTFSGAGGITLVADEWNRGLAASADRPTVLMLHGGGQNRFSWKNTGQILADKGFHVVALDSRGHGDSDRAPDADYAVETLTSDVMHVLDAIGRPVIVIGASMGGLTGILVAHRAGPEKVTRLVLVDVVPRFEKRGSARIRDFMFNHIHGFSSLEEAADAVAAYLPYRKRPRSPEGLKKNLRLRDGRWYWHWDPAFMTKPGDDPQLRTEKFERAASDLKIPVLLIRGKLSDVVSPEGVQHFLATVPHAEFVELSDAGHTAAGDDNDAFSEAVVAFVAPGTSRY
- the gnd gene encoding phosphogluconate dehydrogenase (NAD(+)-dependent, decarboxylating); protein product: MQLGMIGLGRMGANIVRRLVKDGHECVVYDHDPDAVKAMAGEDNTIGVSSLAELAQKLNTPRVVWVMVPAGDITTGVIEDLAKTLDSGDIVIDGGNSYYRDDIRHSKILAERGIRLLDCGTSGGVWGRERGYCLMIGGDADAVAHAEPIFATVAPGVDAAPRTPGREGEVAQSEKGYLHCGPTGAGHFVKMVHNGIEYGMMASLAEGLNILRNADVGARIQKGKGDAETAPLPNPEFYTYNFDIPEVAELWRRGSVIGSWLLDLTAIALHESPELSEFSGRVSDSGEGRWTSIAAIDEGVPTPVLTTALQSRFASRDLDDFANKALSAMRKQFGGHAEKPAQ